The Agromyces mariniharenae sequence GGCACGCCGCTGTCGAGCCACTGCGCTCCCATGAGCACCGCCTGCACGGCCGCCACGACGTGGTCGGGGGAGGCGTCCTTCGTGACGTAGGCCGTGGCGCCGGCTTCGAGTGCGCGCCGGACCGTGTCGGCGTCGTCGTACATCGTGATGACCACGAACCGCGTCTCGGGCAGCGCGGCGGAGAGCTGCTCGGTCGCGGCGAGGCCGCTTCGATCGGGCAGGCCGAGGTCGATGAGCACCGCGTCGGGTCGATGGGACATCACGGTCTCCACCGCTTCGGCGGCGCTCGCCGCCTCGGCCACCACGTCGAAGCCGCTCGCCTCGAGCAGCGCGACGAGTCCCTTCCGGAACAGCGGATGGTCGTCCACGACCACCAGCGTGGTCACGTCGCCCCCCACTCGAGCGGAAGCCGCACGTGCACGCGGCTCCCGCCGCCGGGATCGCGTCCGATCTCGGCGACGCCGCCGAGCTCCCGTGCACGCTCGCGGATCGACGAGATGCCCAGCCCGTCCGGCACGCGCTCGGGCATCCCGATCCCGTCGTCGCGCACGGTGACGTCGAGGTGATCCGCCTCGCGGTGGAGCGAGACCGTGCAGGTCGTGGCGG is a genomic window containing:
- a CDS encoding response regulator — its product is MTTLVVVDDHPLFRKGLVALLEASGFDVVAEAASAAEAVETVMSHRPDAVLIDLGLPDRSGLAATEQLSAALPETRFVVITMYDDADTVRRALEAGATAYVTKDASPDHVVAAVQAVLMGAQWLDSGVPRPLLDSGTATRAAVESLPGLTPRERSIAELIGKGLPNEAIAERLGVSRKTVANYVSSVLLKLGAEDRPDAIRIVRRATDR